The following are from one region of the Apostichopus japonicus isolate 1M-3 chromosome 17, ASM3797524v1, whole genome shotgun sequence genome:
- the LOC139984755 gene encoding protein disulfide-isomerase A6-like, which translates to MNQFIGLAILAVAISLSNAKSDVIQLTPEVFNDKVVNSDSVWLVEFFAPWCGHCKSLAPEWEKVATALKGVVKVGAVDADQHKSLGSQFGVRGFPTIKIFGLDKSKPEDYQGGRTAPAIVDKALEVAKKTVKDRLGGKSGGKSGGGGGSSGGKSGGSGGNGGGKDAVVTLTDSNFEELVYNSKEPWLVEFFAPWCGHCKNLAPEFAQAASELKGTFKLGALDATAHTIIASRFGIQGYPTLKYFPVGSGGQSDAQDYDGGRQASGIVSWCMDKAADLLPTPEVKEIVDDAVLKEACEESPLCIIAALPHILDTGADGRNTYIKMMTELADKYKQRHWGWVWTEAGKQQKLEDTLGFGGFGYPALAAVNARKKKLAVFKGSFSIEGLGEFMRAVAVGRGSTEPLRGDTLPTVDTVEPWDGKDGELPVEDDIDLSDFDMDDEEDSGKDEL; encoded by the exons ATGAATCAATTCATTG gtCTTGCCATTTTGGCGGTAGCCATTTCGTTATCGAACGCCAAATCAGATGTAATTCAGCTCACACCAGAGGTTTTCAATGACAAAGTAGTAAATAGTGATTCAGTTTGGTTGGTAGAATTTTTTGCACCTTG GTGTGGACACTGTAAATCTCTAGCTCCTGAGTGGGAGAAGGTTGCCACTGCTTTGAAg GGTGTCGTTAAAGTCGGAGCTGTGGATGCCGATCAACATAAATCTCTTGGAAGTCAATTTGGTGTACGAGGATTCCCAACTATCAAAATATTTGGCTTAGATAAATCAAAACCAGAAGATTACCAAG GTGGAAGAACAGCACCAGCTATTGTGGATAAGGCGCTTGAGGTTGCAAAGAAAACTGTGAAGGACAGACTAGGTGGCAAGAGTGGTGGCAAGAGTGGCGGTGGTGGTGGCAGCAGTGGTGGCAAGAGTGGTGGCAGTGGTGGCAATGGT GGTGGCAAGGACGCGGTGGTCACCCTCACAGACTCCAACTTCGAGGAACTTGTGTACAACAGCAAAGAACCATGGCTGGTAGAGTTTTTTGCCCCTTGGTGCGGCCACTGCAAGAACCTGGCTCCAGAGTTTGCTCAGGCTGCTTCGGAGCTGAAGGGAACATTTAAGTTGGGAGCCTTGGATGCCACTGCTCACACCATCATCGCCTCCAGATTTGGG ATACAAGGATACCCAACTCTCAAGTACTTCCCTGTGGGGTCAGGAGGTCAGAGTGACGCTCAAGACTATGACGGCGGGAGACAAGCATCTGGCATCGTCTCATGGTGTATGGACAAAGCAGCTGACCTTCTGCCTACTCCCGAGGTCAAGGAG ATTGTTGATGATGCTGTACTTAAAGAAGCTTGCGAAGAGAGCCCCCTATGCATCATTGCAGCCTTACCGCACATTTTGGACACAGGAGCCGACGGTCGCAATACATACATCAAAATGATGACAGAACTAGCagataaatacaaacaaaggcATTGGGG ATGGGTTTGGACCGAAGCAGGCAAACAACAAAAACTAGAAGATACCCTGGGATTTGGTGGGTTCGGATATCCAGCACTGGCAGCGGTGAACGCTCGTAAGAAGAAGTTGGCCGTCTTCAAAGGATCTTTCAGCATCGAAGGACTTGGAGAATTTATGAG AGCTGTTGCTGTTGGCAGGGGTTCAACTGAACCACTGAGGGGAGACACTTTACCAACGGTAGACACGGTGGAACCATGGGACGGAAAAGATGGAGag CTTCCAGTAGAAGATGATATTGACCTGAGCGACTTTGATATGGATGACGAAGAAGACTCGGGAAAGGACGAACTTTGA